Proteins found in one Hypomesus transpacificus isolate Combined female chromosome 20, fHypTra1, whole genome shotgun sequence genomic segment:
- the LOC124482765 gene encoding E3 SUMO-protein ligase ZBED1-like, with amino-acid sequence MFIFIVILENAMKDQRIGRAMGVCKKVVSAFSYSWKKKRELKDVQKRMNLPEHSLKTECPTRWGSRQAMISRVLEQQKAIADVLYNDTKNRHLTPSWQDIDVLEAINKSLSPLVEFTDALSGEQYVSVSFVKPTLHLFNTSILAVQEDDTDLAKSIKQKIVGYLNEKYNDAPTQELLDMASALDPRFKLTYVSEDMRGSIEKRLSSEMKTVMEKASERAVTPADDTDAAAATAPKKKKALGSFFKPVTEGTASTSTALQPDQDKAIALELQSYLQAGTLDTEADPLEWWKVSQQFYPRLSNLARRHLCIPATSSSSERVFITGGNVVTCLRSSLKPDQVNRLVFLAKNL; translated from the exons atgtttatatttattGTAATTTTAGAGAATGCAATGAAGGACCAAAGGATTGGCCGTGCGATGGGGGTCTGCAAGAAAGTGGTCAGTGCCTTCTCCTACAGTtggaaaaaaaagagggagCTGAAAGATGTTCAGAAGAGGATGAATCTGCCTGAGCATTCTCTTAAGACAGAGTGTCCAACCAGGTGGGGGTCTCGGCAGGCTATGATTAGCAGGGTCCTAGAGCAGCAGAAGGCCATTGCAGATGTCCTCTACAATGATACCAAAAACAGACACCTCACCCCCTCATGGCAGGACATCGATGTACTTGAGGCCATCAACAAATCACTAAGCCCTCTCGTTGAATTCACCGATGCACTTTCTGGGGAGCaatatgtgagtgtgtctttTGTCAAACCAACTCTCCACCTGTTCAACACATCCATATTGGCCGTGCAGGAGGACGACACAGACCTTGCAAAGTCCATCAAGCAGAAGATAGTGGGCTATCTCAATGAGAAATACAATGATGCACCAACACAAGAGCTGCTGGACATGGCCTCAGCCCTGGACCCAAGGTTCAAGCTTACATATGTGAGCGAAGACATGCGCGGGTCAATTGAAAAAAGACTTTCATCTGAGATGAAGACTGTCATG GAGAAGGCCTCTGAGAGAGCAGTGACGCCTGCTGATGACACTGATGCCGCTGCTGCTACTgcaccaaagaagaagaaagcccTGGGCAGCTTCTTCAAGCCGGTCACTGAAGGCACAGCTTCAACATCCACTGCTCTGCAACCGGACCAGGACAAAGCCATAGCTTTGGAGCTACAGTCCTACCTCCAGGCAGGGACACTGGACACTGAGGCGGACCCACTGGAGTGGTGGAAGGTATCACAGCAGTTTTACCCACGGCTCTCAAACCTGGCAAGGAGACATCTTTGTATCCCGGCCACAAGCTCCTCGTCAGAGAGGGTTTTCATTACAGGCGGTAATGTTGTCACCTGCCTGCGCTCATCCCTGAAACCAGACCAAGTGAACAGACTGGTGTTCTTGGCTAAAAACCTTTAA